A single Providencia manganoxydans DNA region contains:
- a CDS encoding fimbrial protein: MNLNKLAIFTFVTMALSVTAAQAATGDGTITFSGKVIDAPCGIATESASQSIDFGQISKSLLEKNGISQIKQIPIKLINCDLTKAGTGAGAATSYKGVKVTFNGNTVTGATSELATTGNTGTAIVISGSTGSLVKFNDTGSLQALGNNSNTLMYTTWAKKATNGTIAEGEFNATTNFTLAYE; encoded by the coding sequence ATGAACTTGAATAAGTTAGCAATATTCACATTTGTAACAATGGCACTTTCAGTAACTGCCGCTCAAGCTGCTACTGGTGATGGTACTATTACTTTCTCTGGTAAAGTAATCGACGCTCCTTGTGGAATTGCAACTGAGAGTGCTAGTCAGTCTATTGATTTTGGCCAAATTAGTAAAAGCCTTTTAGAGAAAAATGGTATATCACAGATTAAACAAATTCCAATTAAATTAATTAATTGTGATTTAACTAAAGCGGGTACTGGTGCTGGAGCTGCAACATCTTATAAAGGTGTAAAAGTAACATTTAATGGAAACACTGTTACTGGTGCAACGAGTGAATTAGCAACAACTGGTAATACAGGTACAGCGATTGTAATCTCTGGTTCGACAGGTTCTTTAGTTAAATTTAATGATACTGGTAGCTTACAAGCATTGGGTAACAATAGTAATACTCTTATGTATACAACTTGGGCGAAAAAAGCGACAAATGGAACTATTGCTGAAGGTGAATTTAATGCGACAACAAACTTCACTTTAGCCTATGAGTAA
- a CDS encoding fimbrial protein, with protein sequence MFKKIIILLFFTKTFSALASSDTLEKYSPSDKVWWQGTAKFLGKVISPACTLDMDSKYQLIDLGVIPVNKFDDDGLLLNKKIRIKLSDCQFITKSRNIDKVKGITLTFYSDTNGSDPSLFSFNDNKDVYFKIINELGYTARSGEPLPIVYIDGDSTYLYYQLDIMKKSEIVKPGSYYASVLFKINYE encoded by the coding sequence ATGTTTAAAAAAATTATAATATTATTATTTTTTACTAAAACCTTTTCAGCTTTAGCAAGCAGTGATACGTTGGAAAAATACTCTCCATCAGATAAAGTTTGGTGGCAAGGAACTGCAAAGTTTTTAGGAAAAGTAATTTCTCCGGCATGCACATTAGATATGGATAGTAAATATCAGTTAATTGATCTTGGTGTGATACCAGTGAATAAATTTGATGATGATGGCCTTTTACTAAATAAAAAAATAAGAATAAAACTATCTGATTGTCAATTTATTACAAAGTCTAGAAATATTGATAAGGTTAAAGGAATAACATTAACATTTTACTCTGATACTAACGGTTCAGATCCTAGCTTATTTTCATTCAATGATAATAAGGATGTTTATTTTAAAATAATAAATGAACTTGGGTATACTGCTCGCTCAGGTGAGCCATTACCAATAGTATACATTGATGGGGATAGTACATATTTATATTACCAGCTAGACATCATGAAGAAATCTGAGATAGTCAAGCCCGGCAGCTATTATGCAAGTGTTTTATTCAAAATAAACTATGAATGA
- a CDS encoding fimbria/pilus outer membrane usher protein has translation MKRIKISKKSKSILATILFIIYSQNGFSIEFNLDVVDSKAKDNIDFNRFSESGYILPGKYQLNLELNGQGIGSSTYTIEFLEKENKGFDNKKVLLPQACITDDIVSILGLKEKVKEGLSTWNNGQCIDLLSLKGTEIVPKLNESTLVIKIPQIWLEYISSTWLPPSRWDDGITGALLDYNINANVAIPHEGRNTQNIFYNGTVGYNLGSWRVRSDYQGSYTRTSGNDENNKNLLDFTRVYAYRAIRSLKSNLTVGENFINSNIFNSWRYTGISLESDDRMLSPQLRGYAPQITGIAETNARVVVKHQGRILYDSTVPAGPFAIQDLDSSVRGKLDVEIIEQNGKTNQFQIDTAYVPYLTRPGQVRYKLVSGRSRDKLHNTEGPIFASTEAAVGLSNAWTVYGGTILAGNFNSLAIGVGRDLFALGALSADITQSYAKLNDRGSMQGKSWRLSYSKRFDNYDADVTFAGYRFSERNYMTMQNYLDARYRSDFTGKEKELYTISFNKGLSEYNTTIGLQYNHQTYWEQSDSDYYSININKYMTILGIKNISLNLSASRSKFYGKDNDVFFARVSIPLESNKGYINYDGSKNSSIYTHNIGYFNTTDDNLANYNLNIATTHGGNMDSSSSFSGFYGRYTPIANVNANATISDKNTSSFGFSANGGLTVTSKGAALHSGGFNGGTRLMVDTEGVAGVPVDGGRVTTNNRGLGVVTDINSYYRNETSIDLTKLPNNIEATQAIVESSLTEGAIGYRKFEVLKGDKAFAIIRLKDNTYPPFGSVISNMKGRELGIISDNGFAWLTGISPNEEINVSWGAKQKCVTKIPNHIEPRNKMLLLCEQ, from the coding sequence ATGAAAAGAATAAAAATCAGTAAAAAATCTAAAAGCATTTTGGCAACTATATTATTTATAATTTATTCCCAGAATGGATTTTCGATAGAATTTAACTTAGATGTTGTTGACTCTAAGGCTAAAGATAATATTGATTTTAATAGGTTTAGTGAGTCAGGATATATTTTACCTGGTAAATATCAACTCAATTTAGAACTGAATGGACAAGGAATAGGCTCATCTACATATACGATAGAGTTTTTAGAAAAAGAAAATAAAGGGTTTGATAACAAGAAAGTTCTATTGCCTCAAGCATGTATCACTGATGATATTGTCTCTATATTAGGGTTAAAAGAAAAAGTAAAAGAAGGACTATCAACGTGGAATAATGGACAATGTATTGATCTATTAAGCTTAAAAGGAACAGAAATAGTTCCAAAGCTAAACGAAAGTACTCTAGTAATAAAAATACCTCAAATTTGGCTTGAGTATATTAGTTCGACTTGGTTGCCTCCATCTCGTTGGGATGATGGTATTACAGGAGCACTTTTAGATTATAATATTAATGCAAATGTCGCGATTCCTCATGAAGGAAGAAATACACAGAATATCTTTTATAATGGAACTGTTGGTTATAACCTTGGTAGCTGGCGTGTACGCTCTGACTACCAAGGAAGTTATACTCGAACCTCTGGTAATGATGAAAATAATAAAAACTTATTAGATTTTACTCGAGTGTATGCTTATCGAGCTATTAGGAGTTTAAAATCCAATCTGACAGTGGGTGAAAATTTCATAAACTCTAATATTTTTAATTCTTGGCGTTATACCGGTATTAGCTTAGAAAGTGATGATAGGATGTTGTCCCCACAACTCAGAGGGTATGCACCACAAATAACTGGAATAGCAGAAACTAACGCAAGGGTTGTGGTAAAACATCAAGGACGGATCCTTTATGATTCAACTGTTCCAGCGGGCCCATTTGCTATTCAAGATTTAGATAGTTCGGTACGAGGTAAATTAGATGTTGAAATTATTGAGCAAAATGGCAAAACCAATCAATTTCAAATTGATACCGCTTATGTGCCTTATTTAACTAGGCCAGGTCAAGTTCGTTATAAGCTGGTATCTGGACGTTCTAGAGATAAATTACACAATACTGAAGGACCAATATTTGCTAGCACTGAAGCAGCAGTAGGCTTGAGTAATGCATGGACAGTCTATGGTGGTACTATTCTTGCTGGTAATTTTAATAGCTTAGCAATTGGAGTTGGACGAGATCTATTTGCTTTAGGTGCACTTTCTGCTGATATTACGCAATCTTATGCAAAATTAAATGATCGTGGCTCCATGCAGGGTAAATCTTGGCGTTTAAGTTATTCTAAACGATTTGACAATTATGATGCTGATGTGACTTTTGCTGGATATAGGTTTAGCGAACGTAATTATATGACCATGCAAAATTATCTGGATGCCCGTTATCGAAGTGATTTCACAGGGAAAGAAAAAGAACTCTATACAATATCCTTTAATAAAGGTCTTTCTGAATATAATACAACGATTGGTTTACAATATAATCATCAAACATATTGGGAACAGAGTGATTCAGATTATTACTCTATTAATATAAATAAATACATGACTATCTTAGGTATTAAGAATATTTCACTAAATTTATCAGCATCTCGCTCCAAATTTTATGGAAAAGATAATGATGTATTTTTTGCAAGAGTGAGTATTCCATTAGAAAGTAACAAAGGGTATATAAATTATGATGGTTCTAAAAACTCAAGTATTTATACTCATAATATCGGATATTTTAATACGACAGATGATAATTTAGCCAATTATAATTTAAATATAGCAACCACGCATGGTGGAAATATGGACAGTAGCTCAAGTTTTTCTGGGTTTTATGGGCGCTATACACCAATTGCGAATGTAAATGCGAATGCCACTATTTCAGACAAAAATACATCATCATTTGGTTTTTCTGCGAATGGAGGGTTAACTGTGACCTCTAAAGGAGCAGCACTTCACTCAGGAGGATTCAATGGTGGTACTCGTCTAATGGTTGATACTGAAGGGGTTGCTGGAGTACCTGTTGATGGTGGACGGGTAACGACAAATAATAGGGGACTTGGAGTAGTTACGGATATCAATAGTTACTACCGTAATGAAACATCTATCGACTTGACGAAACTTCCTAATAATATAGAAGCAACTCAAGCTATCGTGGAGTCATCATTAACTGAAGGTGCAATTGGTTATAGAAAATTTGAAGTCTTAAAAGGGGATAAAGCATTTGCGATTATTCGTTTAAAAGATAATACCTATCCACCATTTGGCTCTGTAATTAGTAATATGAAAGGAAGAGAGCTAGGTATTATAAGTGATAATGGATTTGCTTGGTTAACAGGGATTAGCCCAAATGAAGAAATTAATGTTTCTTGGGGCGCTAAACAGAAGTGTGTAACTAAGATCCCAAATCACATTGAACCAAGAAATAAGATGTTGTTATTGTGTGAACAGTAA
- a CDS encoding molecular chaperone, whose protein sequence is MKKIVFLLFGLVITTNSYAAISLDRTRAIYEGGANALVININNDNKQLPYLAQTWIENDKDEKIETGPLIATPLVQRLDPGDKGLIKISTTPDIDQLPNDRETLFYFNVREVPPKSEDNNVLQIALHTKIKLFYRPKEILREPNAVWQDQLILNKVTNGYKIDNPTPYYITLFGIGGTENEAIDSDFDSVMIAPKSSITIKSKVYSTPYLSYINDYGGRPTIKFKCQVDRCVAEKK, encoded by the coding sequence ATGAAAAAAATAGTATTTTTATTATTCGGATTGGTTATTACAACAAATTCGTATGCAGCAATTTCTTTAGATAGAACAAGAGCAATATATGAAGGAGGGGCGAATGCTCTAGTTATCAATATTAATAATGATAATAAGCAATTGCCATATTTAGCTCAAACATGGATTGAAAATGATAAAGATGAAAAAATTGAAACAGGACCATTAATTGCAACGCCACTAGTTCAGAGACTCGATCCTGGTGATAAAGGTCTGATTAAAATATCTACTACTCCAGATATTGATCAACTACCTAACGATAGAGAAACCTTATTTTATTTTAATGTTAGGGAAGTTCCCCCTAAAAGTGAAGATAATAATGTATTACAGATTGCATTGCATACAAAAATAAAATTATTTTATAGACCAAAAGAAATTTTAAGAGAACCCAATGCAGTTTGGCAGGATCAGCTTATTCTGAATAAAGTCACTAATGGCTATAAAATAGACAATCCAACGCCTTATTATATAACACTATTCGGAATAGGTGGTACAGAGAATGAAGCGATTGATTCTGATTTTGATTCAGTAATGATTGCACCTAAATCATCAATAACAATTAAGTCTAAAGTATATTCAACACCATATTTATCATATATTAATGATTATGGTGGAAGACCAACAATTAAATTTAAATGTCAAGTAGACCGTT